One window of Anas acuta chromosome 23, bAnaAcu1.1, whole genome shotgun sequence genomic DNA carries:
- the PHLDB1 gene encoding pleckstrin homology-like domain family B member 1 isoform X4, which translates to MWGAPARPCSWESCYPQPDGFFLCLPVPGIARSLRAGTMEAPSRSAASPTRRVQTIIQNSPLDLIDTGKGLKVQTEKPHLVSLGSGRLSTAITLLPLEEGRTTIGTAAKDIVLQGPGLAPEHCYIENARGTLTLHPCGNACAIDGVKIQRPTRLTQGCTICLGQATFLRFNHPAEAKWMKSMIPAGGRSPAAVYGLPAKPEALVNGGRPLPLHELAAGERAQPSHSSLVSSIEKDLQDIMDSLVLEEPASPGKKPSPRGPSPLCSSVVNGGGRCLLSPPLSPGATSGGSSYENASPPFSPLSSPTSSGGYASHSPSSQEQGPAVPPVVPLRSSSYNHTVQPPSQRLPALPYGGHGETRPAEPPRAWQAVPDTPVAPVSIGLGEHRAGSPRAQPSGSPRLTPRTPLGSSVPRARAALQERPPSPFREPRDPQAPSPARQPAARVLPDASGPARAAAGLQPPESPRAARRTVESMRELPPLSPSLSRRAASPRAAPETPSPQPRLGREVPGSPRSRRKGHEEPSPAAGRSSRAGSPSSPLLAEPAPRRPSFGSCLSPAYSLGSLAMPSPRQSPRAQRKLSGDVRLPAGVRERKNSITEISDNEDELLEYHRRQREERMREQEMERLERQRLETILNLCAEYTKTDGAELSHAPRLLAGDVDAGRQAPRGAPEELGVLRQRESLERSDEENLKEECSSTESTHHEHEELVGPRAKEAQRLEEERACVLSRLDELKGHVKDLEQQLQEMLREAEMERALLQGEREAEAVRLQQEQEVVQQLQEKLSSLDASIQKERDKERAKLDAERKELEKLRALYNESKSHLDNCPESMREQLREQMRREAEALETETKLFEDLEFQQLERESRLEEERETRSQQLLQSRAEYHRSIAHRKDRVAALDAQAAQIHLQSAQEAERLARERNSVLQLLQKEKEKLVSLERRYQLVTGGRSFPKMPSALKEEYMRLSDVFRFYSNAYGSSLDTKASAAAPAAAQRSFLLAVPSAANEYVTVEQLSGILCSVCAPAASPLGRAPPAPSSPPPPPPPVLALSSPSISSEMEKQLPGGPAWLPPLDLEKWYQEVMAGFETSSSPLSPCSSPPPLPAKAHSSQKSLQVYRAKLEGDSAALPPRMKSSTPSSSQLNISALGRSPSPKGPPHAQSHAGSLPRNLAATLQDIETKRQLALQQKADPLSAEPLQPGDAPGQQVIEEQKRRLAELKQKAAAEAQSQWEALHGQPPFPTSYPPLMHHSILHHHHAHSVGPRAEELDHAYDTLSLESSDSMETSISTGTNSACSPDNMSSTSGMDAGKIEEMEKMLKEAHAEKSRLMESREREMELRRQALEDERRRREQLERRLQDETTRRQKLVEKEVKLREKHFSQARPLTRYLPIRKEDFDLRLHIESSGHSVDTCYHVILTEKMCKGYLVKMGGKIKSWKKRWFVFDRMKRTLSYYVDKHETKLKGVIYFQAIEEVYYDHLRSAAKSPNPALTFCVKTHDRLYYVVAPSAEAMRIWMDVIVTGAEGYTQFMS; encoded by the exons ATGTGGGGAGCCCCCGCACGCCCCTGTTCCTGGGAGAGCTGCTACCCACAGCCTGACGGCTTCTTCCTGTGCTTG CCCGTGCCTGGTATCGCCAGGAGCCTGCGCGCAGGCACCATGGAGGCACCCAGCAGGAGCGCCGCCAGCCCAACCCGCAGGGTGCAGACCATCATCCAG AACAGCCCCCTGGACCTGATCGACACGGGCAAGGGGCTGAAGGTGCAGACGGAGAAGCCCCACTTGGTGAGCCTGGGCAGCGGCCGCCTGAGCACTGCCATCACCCTGCTGCCCCTGGAGGAAG GGAGGACCACGATCGGCACGGCTGCGAAGGACATCGTCCTGCAGGGCCCTGGGCTGGCTCCTGAGCACTGCTACATCGAGAACGCGCGGGGCACGCTCACCCTGCACCCCTGTGGCAACGCCTGCGCCATCGATGGAGTGAAGATCCAGCGGCCCACGCGCCTCACCCAAG GTTGCACCATCTGCCTGGGCCAGGCGACCTTCCTGCGCTTCAACCACCCTGCTGAAGCCAAGTGGATGAAGAGCATGATCCCGGCAGGGGGCAGGAGCCCCGCCGCCGTCTACGGGCTGCCAGCGA AGCCCGAGGCCCTGGTGAACGGCGGCCGCCCGCTGCCCCTGCACGAGCTGGCGGCGGGGGAGCGCGCCCAGCCCAGCCACAGCTCCCTGGTGAGCTCCATCGAGAAGGACCTGCAGGACATCATGGACTcgctggtgctggaggagccggCGTCCCCCGGCAAGAAGCCGTCCCCCCGCGGCCCGTCCCCGCTCTGCTCCTCCGTGGTGAACGGGGGTGGGCGCTGCCTCCTGTCCCCCCCGCTGAGCCCCGGCGCCACCTCGGGGGGCTCCAGCTACGAGAACGCCTCGCCGCCCTTCTCGCCTCTCTCCTCGCCCACCAGCAGCGGGGGCTACGCCAGCCACTCgcccagcagccaggagcagggcccggccgtgccccccGTGGTGCCGCTGCGCTCCTCCAGCTACAACCACACCGTGCAGCCCCCCTCGCAGCGCCTGCCCGCGCTGCCCTACGGGGGGCACGGCGAAACGCGGCCGGCAGAGCCCCCCCGAGCTTGGCAGGCCGTCCCGGACACCCCCGTGGCCCCCGTTTCCATCGGCCTCGGGGAGCACCGAGCAGGCAGCCCCCGCGCCCAGCCCTCCGGGAGCCCTCGGCTGACCCCCAGGACCCCTCTGGGCTCCTCGGTGCCGCGGGCACGGGCAGCCCTACAAGAgcggccccccagccccttcagggagcccagggacccccaagcccccagccctgcccggcaGCCCGCAGCCAGGGTGCTCCCAGATGCTTCGGGGCCAGCCAGAGCAGccgcagggctgcagccccccgagAGCCCACGGGCAGCCCGCAGGACTGTGGAGAGCATGCGGGAGCTGCCCCCGCTGAGCCCCTCCTTGTCCCGCCGGGCTGCcagcccccgggcagccccggagaccccctccccacagccccggcTGGGCAGAGAGGTTCCCGGGAGCCCCCGCAGCAGGCGCAAGGGCCACGAGGAGccgagccctgcagcagggaggagcagcagggctgggagccccTCGTCTCCgctgctggcagagccagccccgcgccgccccaGCTTCGGCTCCTGCCTGAGCCCCGCGTACAGCCTGGGCTCCCTGGCCATGCCCTCGCCCCGGCAGAGCCCCCGTGCCCAGAGGAAGCTGTCCGGGGACGTGCGGCTGCCCGCGGGCGTGCGGGAGCGCAAGAACAGCATCACCGAGATCAGCGACAACGAGGACGAGCTGCTGGAGTACCACCGGCGGCAGCGCGAGGAGCGGATGCGGGAGCAGGAGATGGAGCGCCTG GAACGGCAGCGCCTGGAGACCATCCTCAACCTCTGCGCCGAGTACACCAAGACGGATGGCGCGGAGCTGAGCCATGCGCCCCGGCTCCTGGCCGGGGATGTGGACGCTGGCCGGcaggcacccaggggtgcccccGAGGAGCTGGGCGTGCTGCGGCAGAGGGAGAGTCTGGAGAGGTCGGATGAGGAGAACCTGAAAGAAGAGTGTAGCAGCACCGAGAGCACCCACCACGAG CATGAGGAGCTGGTGGGTCCCCGTGCCAAGGAGGCAcagaggctggaggaggagcgAGCCTGCGTGCTCAGTCGCCTGGACGAGCTGAAAGGCCACGTCAAGGACCTGGAGCAAcagctgcaggagatgctgcGAGAG GCGGAGATGGAGcgggccctgctgcagggcgAGCGGGAGGCGGAGGCGGTgcggctgcagcaggagcaggaggtggtgcagcagctgcaggagaagctCTCCAGCCTGGACGCCAGCATCCAGAAGGAGCGGGACAAG GAAAGGGCAAAGCTTGATGCTGAAAGGAAGGAGCTAGAGAAACTCCGGGCGCTTTACAATGAGTCGAAGAGCCACCTTGATAACTGCCCTGAGTCTATGCGGGAGCAGTTGCGGGAGCAGATGCGAAGG GAAGCGGAGGCCCTGGAGACGGAGACCAAGCTGTTTGAGGACCTGGAGTTCCAGCAGCTGGAGCGGGAGAGCCGGCTCGAGGAGGAGCGCGAGACAcggagccagcagctgctgcagagcagggctgagtaTCACCGCAGCATCGCCCACAGGAAG GACCGGGTGGCTGCCCTGGATGCTCAGGCTGCCCAGATCCATCTGCAGAGCGCCCAGGAGGCTGAACGCCTGGCCAGGGAGAGGAACAgcgtcctgcagctcctgcagaag GAGAAGGAGAAGCTTGTGTCTCTGGAGAGGCGATACCAGCTCGTCACAGGCGGCAGGAGCTTCCCCAAGATGCCCTCGGCACTCAAAGAG GAGTACATGAGGCTGTCTGACGTTTTCAGGTTCTACAGCAATGCCTATGGCTCCAGCCTGGACACTaaagcttctgctgctgcccctgctgctgctcagcgcTCTTTCTTGCTTGCTGTGCCCTCTGCAGCCAACGAG TACGTGACCGTTGAGCAGCTCTCGGGGATCCTGTGCAGCGTCTGTGCCCCTGCCGCTTCCCCGCTGGGCCGTGCCCCTCCAGCTCCTtcgtctcctcctcctcctcctcctcctgtgctggctctctcttctccctccatCTCCTCAGAG ATGGAGAAGCAGCTCCCAGGGGGCCCAGCGTGGCTCCCGCCTCTTGATTTAGAGAAGTGGTACCAGGAGGTCATGGCTGGCTTTGagacctcctcctcccctctctctccttGTTCTTCCCCTCCTCCGCTTCCAGCTAAAGCTCACTCTTCTCAAAAGTCTCTCCAG GTCTATCGTGCCAAACTGGAGGGCGACAGCGCCGCGCTCCCCCCTCGGATGAAGAGCAGCACCCCGTCATCCTCTCAGCTCAACATCTCCGCGCTGGGGCGCAGCCCCTCGCCCAAG GGCCCCCCGCACGCCCAGAGCCACGCGGGCAGCTTGCCACGAAACCTGGCGGCCACGCTGCAGGACATCGAGACCAAGCGCCAGCTGGCCCTGCAGCAGAAGG CCGACCCGCTCTCGGCAGAGCCCTTGCAGCCAGGCGATGCACCAG GTCAGCAGGTGATCGAGGAGCAGAAGCGGCGCCTGGCAGAGCTGAAGCAGAAAGCGGCAGCCGAGGCTCAGTCCCAGTGGGAAGCCCTGCACGGGcagccccccttccccacctcctaCCCCCCGCTCATGCATCACTCCATCCTCCATCACCACCATGCCCACAGCGTGGGGCCCCGGGCTGAGGAGCTGGACCACGCGTACGACACCCTCAGCCTGGAGAGCTCGGACAGCATGGAGACCAGCATCTCCACGGGCACCAACTCGGCCTGCTCACCCGATAACATGTCCAG CACGAGCGGGATGGACGCAGGAAAGATCGAGGAGATGGAGAAGATGCTGAAGGAGGCGCACGCCGAGAAGTCGCGGCTCATGGAGTCCCGG gAACGGGAGATGGAGCTGCGGCGGCAGGCGCTGGAGGACGAGCGGCGGCGCCGGGAGCAGCTGGAGCGCCGGCTGCAGGACGAGACCACGCGCCGGCAGaagctggtggagaaggaggtCAAGCTGCGGGAGAAGCACTTCTCACAG GCCCGGCCCCTGACACGGTACCTCCCCATCCGCAAGGAGGATTTTGACCTGCGGCTGCACATCGAGTCCTCAGGGCACAGCGTGGACACCTGCTACCACGTCATCCTGACAGAGAAGATGTGCAAGGGCTACCTGGTTAAGATGGGGGGCAAGATAAAGTCTTGGAAGAAACGCTGGTTTGTCTTCGACCGCATGAAGCGCACGCTCTCCTACTACGTGG ATAAACACGAGACAAAGCTGAAGGGTGTCATCTACTTCCAAGCCATCGAAGAGGTTTATTACGACCACCTCCGCAGCGCCGCTAAG AGCCCCAACCCGGCGCTGACGTTCTGCGTGAAGACCCACGACCGCCTCTACTACGTGGTGGCCCCGTCGGCCGAGGCCATGCGCATCTGGATGGACGTCATCGTCACGGGGGCCGAGGGCTACACGCAGTTCATGAGCTGA
- the PHLDB1 gene encoding pleckstrin homology-like domain family B member 1 isoform X16, which translates to MWGAPARPCSWESCYPQPDGFFLCLPVPGIARSLRAGTMEAPSRSAASPTRRVQTIIQNSPLDLIDTGKGLKVQTEKPHLVSLGSGRLSTAITLLPLEEGRTTIGTAAKDIVLQGPGLAPEHCYIENARGTLTLHPCGNACAIDGVKIQRPTRLTQGCTICLGQATFLRFNHPAEAKWMKSMIPAGGRSPAAVYGLPAKPEALVNGGRPLPLHELAAGERAQPSHSSLVSSIEKDLQDIMDSLVLEEPASPGKKPSPRGPSPLCSSVVNGGGRCLLSPPLSPGATSGGSSYENASPPFSPLSSPTSSGGYASHSPSSQEQGPAVPPVVPLRSSSYNHTVQPPSQRLPALPYGGHGETRPAEPPRAWQAVPDTPVAPVSIGLGEHRAGSPRAQPSGSPRLTPRTPLGSSVPRARAALQERPPSPFREPRDPQAPSPARQPAARVLPDASGPARAAAGLQPPESPRAARRTVESMRELPPLSPSLSRRAASPRAAPETPSPQPRLGREVPGSPRSRRKGHEEPSPAAGRSSRAGSPSSPLLAEPAPRRPSFGSCLSPAYSLGSLAMPSPRQSPRAQRKLSGDVRLPAGVRERKNSITEISDNEDELLEYHRRQREERMREQEMERLERQRLETILNLCAEYTKTDGAELSHAPRLLAGDVDAGRQAPRGAPEELGVLRQRESLERSDEENLKEECSSTESTHHEHEELVGPRAKEAQRLEEERACVLSRLDELKGHVKDLEQQLQEMLREAEMERALLQGEREAEAVRLQQEQEVVQQLQEKLSSLDASIQKERDKEAEALETETKLFEDLEFQQLERESRLEEERETRSQQLLQSRAEYHRSIAHRKDRVAALDAQAAQIHLQSAQEAERLARERNSVLQLLQKEKEKLVSLERRYQLVTGGRSFPKMPSALKEVYRAKLEGDSAALPPRMKSSTPSSSQLNISALGRSPSPKGPPHAQSHAGSLPRNLAATLQDIETKRQLALQQKGQQVIEEQKRRLAELKQKAAAEAQSQWEALHGQPPFPTSYPPLMHHSILHHHHAHSVGPRAEELDHAYDTLSLESSDSMETSISTGTNSACSPDNMSSTSGMDAGKIEEMEKMLKEAHAEKSRLMESREREMELRRQALEDERRRREQLERRLQDETTRRQKLVEKEVKLREKHFSQARPLTRYLPIRKEDFDLRLHIESSGHSVDTCYHVILTEKMCKGYLVKMGGKIKSWKKRWFVFDRMKRTLSYYVDKHETKLKGVIYFQAIEEVYYDHLRSAAKSPNPALTFCVKTHDRLYYVVAPSAEAMRIWMDVIVTGAEGYTQFMS; encoded by the exons ATGTGGGGAGCCCCCGCACGCCCCTGTTCCTGGGAGAGCTGCTACCCACAGCCTGACGGCTTCTTCCTGTGCTTG CCCGTGCCTGGTATCGCCAGGAGCCTGCGCGCAGGCACCATGGAGGCACCCAGCAGGAGCGCCGCCAGCCCAACCCGCAGGGTGCAGACCATCATCCAG AACAGCCCCCTGGACCTGATCGACACGGGCAAGGGGCTGAAGGTGCAGACGGAGAAGCCCCACTTGGTGAGCCTGGGCAGCGGCCGCCTGAGCACTGCCATCACCCTGCTGCCCCTGGAGGAAG GGAGGACCACGATCGGCACGGCTGCGAAGGACATCGTCCTGCAGGGCCCTGGGCTGGCTCCTGAGCACTGCTACATCGAGAACGCGCGGGGCACGCTCACCCTGCACCCCTGTGGCAACGCCTGCGCCATCGATGGAGTGAAGATCCAGCGGCCCACGCGCCTCACCCAAG GTTGCACCATCTGCCTGGGCCAGGCGACCTTCCTGCGCTTCAACCACCCTGCTGAAGCCAAGTGGATGAAGAGCATGATCCCGGCAGGGGGCAGGAGCCCCGCCGCCGTCTACGGGCTGCCAGCGA AGCCCGAGGCCCTGGTGAACGGCGGCCGCCCGCTGCCCCTGCACGAGCTGGCGGCGGGGGAGCGCGCCCAGCCCAGCCACAGCTCCCTGGTGAGCTCCATCGAGAAGGACCTGCAGGACATCATGGACTcgctggtgctggaggagccggCGTCCCCCGGCAAGAAGCCGTCCCCCCGCGGCCCGTCCCCGCTCTGCTCCTCCGTGGTGAACGGGGGTGGGCGCTGCCTCCTGTCCCCCCCGCTGAGCCCCGGCGCCACCTCGGGGGGCTCCAGCTACGAGAACGCCTCGCCGCCCTTCTCGCCTCTCTCCTCGCCCACCAGCAGCGGGGGCTACGCCAGCCACTCgcccagcagccaggagcagggcccggccgtgccccccGTGGTGCCGCTGCGCTCCTCCAGCTACAACCACACCGTGCAGCCCCCCTCGCAGCGCCTGCCCGCGCTGCCCTACGGGGGGCACGGCGAAACGCGGCCGGCAGAGCCCCCCCGAGCTTGGCAGGCCGTCCCGGACACCCCCGTGGCCCCCGTTTCCATCGGCCTCGGGGAGCACCGAGCAGGCAGCCCCCGCGCCCAGCCCTCCGGGAGCCCTCGGCTGACCCCCAGGACCCCTCTGGGCTCCTCGGTGCCGCGGGCACGGGCAGCCCTACAAGAgcggccccccagccccttcagggagcccagggacccccaagcccccagccctgcccggcaGCCCGCAGCCAGGGTGCTCCCAGATGCTTCGGGGCCAGCCAGAGCAGccgcagggctgcagccccccgagAGCCCACGGGCAGCCCGCAGGACTGTGGAGAGCATGCGGGAGCTGCCCCCGCTGAGCCCCTCCTTGTCCCGCCGGGCTGCcagcccccgggcagccccggagaccccctccccacagccccggcTGGGCAGAGAGGTTCCCGGGAGCCCCCGCAGCAGGCGCAAGGGCCACGAGGAGccgagccctgcagcagggaggagcagcagggctgggagccccTCGTCTCCgctgctggcagagccagccccgcgccgccccaGCTTCGGCTCCTGCCTGAGCCCCGCGTACAGCCTGGGCTCCCTGGCCATGCCCTCGCCCCGGCAGAGCCCCCGTGCCCAGAGGAAGCTGTCCGGGGACGTGCGGCTGCCCGCGGGCGTGCGGGAGCGCAAGAACAGCATCACCGAGATCAGCGACAACGAGGACGAGCTGCTGGAGTACCACCGGCGGCAGCGCGAGGAGCGGATGCGGGAGCAGGAGATGGAGCGCCTG GAACGGCAGCGCCTGGAGACCATCCTCAACCTCTGCGCCGAGTACACCAAGACGGATGGCGCGGAGCTGAGCCATGCGCCCCGGCTCCTGGCCGGGGATGTGGACGCTGGCCGGcaggcacccaggggtgcccccGAGGAGCTGGGCGTGCTGCGGCAGAGGGAGAGTCTGGAGAGGTCGGATGAGGAGAACCTGAAAGAAGAGTGTAGCAGCACCGAGAGCACCCACCACGAG CATGAGGAGCTGGTGGGTCCCCGTGCCAAGGAGGCAcagaggctggaggaggagcgAGCCTGCGTGCTCAGTCGCCTGGACGAGCTGAAAGGCCACGTCAAGGACCTGGAGCAAcagctgcaggagatgctgcGAGAG GCGGAGATGGAGcgggccctgctgcagggcgAGCGGGAGGCGGAGGCGGTgcggctgcagcaggagcaggaggtggtgcagcagctgcaggagaagctCTCCAGCCTGGACGCCAGCATCCAGAAGGAGCGGGACAAG GAAGCGGAGGCCCTGGAGACGGAGACCAAGCTGTTTGAGGACCTGGAGTTCCAGCAGCTGGAGCGGGAGAGCCGGCTCGAGGAGGAGCGCGAGACAcggagccagcagctgctgcagagcagggctgagtaTCACCGCAGCATCGCCCACAGGAAG GACCGGGTGGCTGCCCTGGATGCTCAGGCTGCCCAGATCCATCTGCAGAGCGCCCAGGAGGCTGAACGCCTGGCCAGGGAGAGGAACAgcgtcctgcagctcctgcagaag GAGAAGGAGAAGCTTGTGTCTCTGGAGAGGCGATACCAGCTCGTCACAGGCGGCAGGAGCTTCCCCAAGATGCCCTCGGCACTCAAAGAG GTCTATCGTGCCAAACTGGAGGGCGACAGCGCCGCGCTCCCCCCTCGGATGAAGAGCAGCACCCCGTCATCCTCTCAGCTCAACATCTCCGCGCTGGGGCGCAGCCCCTCGCCCAAG GGCCCCCCGCACGCCCAGAGCCACGCGGGCAGCTTGCCACGAAACCTGGCGGCCACGCTGCAGGACATCGAGACCAAGCGCCAGCTGGCCCTGCAGCAGAAGG GTCAGCAGGTGATCGAGGAGCAGAAGCGGCGCCTGGCAGAGCTGAAGCAGAAAGCGGCAGCCGAGGCTCAGTCCCAGTGGGAAGCCCTGCACGGGcagccccccttccccacctcctaCCCCCCGCTCATGCATCACTCCATCCTCCATCACCACCATGCCCACAGCGTGGGGCCCCGGGCTGAGGAGCTGGACCACGCGTACGACACCCTCAGCCTGGAGAGCTCGGACAGCATGGAGACCAGCATCTCCACGGGCACCAACTCGGCCTGCTCACCCGATAACATGTCCAG CACGAGCGGGATGGACGCAGGAAAGATCGAGGAGATGGAGAAGATGCTGAAGGAGGCGCACGCCGAGAAGTCGCGGCTCATGGAGTCCCGG gAACGGGAGATGGAGCTGCGGCGGCAGGCGCTGGAGGACGAGCGGCGGCGCCGGGAGCAGCTGGAGCGCCGGCTGCAGGACGAGACCACGCGCCGGCAGaagctggtggagaaggaggtCAAGCTGCGGGAGAAGCACTTCTCACAG GCCCGGCCCCTGACACGGTACCTCCCCATCCGCAAGGAGGATTTTGACCTGCGGCTGCACATCGAGTCCTCAGGGCACAGCGTGGACACCTGCTACCACGTCATCCTGACAGAGAAGATGTGCAAGGGCTACCTGGTTAAGATGGGGGGCAAGATAAAGTCTTGGAAGAAACGCTGGTTTGTCTTCGACCGCATGAAGCGCACGCTCTCCTACTACGTGG ATAAACACGAGACAAAGCTGAAGGGTGTCATCTACTTCCAAGCCATCGAAGAGGTTTATTACGACCACCTCCGCAGCGCCGCTAAG AGCCCCAACCCGGCGCTGACGTTCTGCGTGAAGACCCACGACCGCCTCTACTACGTGGTGGCCCCGTCGGCCGAGGCCATGCGCATCTGGATGGACGTCATCGTCACGGGGGCCGAGGGCTACACGCAGTTCATGAGCTGA